A single window of Syntrophus gentianae DNA harbors:
- the hgcB gene encoding mercury methylation ferredoxin HgcB: METLLYLENVVTLQLDAEKCVGCGMCLEVCPRGVLSMEKGQAGISKRDACIECGACSRNCPTGAFTVGTGPGCATAVINSMLGRKGDCCCCLDDGEGYYKGLERLQKKQEKQGISKDRV, encoded by the coding sequence ATGGAAACTTTACTCTATTTAGAAAATGTGGTGACGCTTCAGCTCGATGCAGAAAAGTGCGTCGGCTGCGGCATGTGTCTGGAGGTCTGCCCTCGCGGGGTCCTGAGCATGGAGAAGGGGCAGGCCGGGATTTCCAAGCGCGATGCCTGTATTGAATGCGGCGCCTGCAGCCGGAATTGCCCCACCGGCGCCTTTACCGTCGGGACGGGGCCGGGCTGTGCCACCGCCGTCATCAATTCCATGCTCGGCCGCAAGGGAGATTGCTGCTGTTGTCTTGATGACGGCGAAGGCTATTACAAGGGATTGGAACGACTGCAGAAGAAACAGGAGAAGCAAGGGATTTCAAAGGATAGGGTGTAA
- a CDS encoding PEP-CTERM sorting domain-containing protein: protein MKKRCVMLLALFLSIGVICGTAHAGKIVLANDEWTLSNSGYSSVNDPDQFAKNVASWFTGGMGGGNFLAYSNNFGLTGSQLSNTMTGAGHTWTVSTAVTFDLATLSSYDGVFLAGYYVNNQVLIDYVNNGGNIYLAGGTGVGGAAYEAGQWNTFLNTFGLGFGTFYNGVGGNIAISSTHPIFASVDHLYQSNGSDTLDLNAGDLRNQVLISQSGHGLYAVYDSAVPLPPSILLLGTGIIGLVGSRVLRKKN from the coding sequence ATGAAAAAAAGATGTGTAATGCTTCTTGCCTTGTTTCTGTCGATAGGCGTAATTTGTGGAACAGCCCATGCGGGAAAGATAGTCCTGGCCAATGATGAGTGGACTTTATCGAACTCAGGTTATTCCTCTGTCAATGACCCGGATCAGTTCGCAAAGAACGTGGCATCCTGGTTTACCGGGGGAATGGGAGGGGGTAATTTTCTGGCCTATTCCAATAATTTCGGACTAACAGGAAGCCAGTTGAGCAACACGATGACAGGCGCCGGGCATACCTGGACGGTATCAACTGCCGTCACATTCGATCTGGCAACGTTATCGAGTTATGATGGTGTCTTTCTGGCAGGGTATTACGTAAACAACCAGGTGTTGATCGATTATGTCAATAACGGCGGTAATATTTACCTTGCCGGCGGCACTGGCGTTGGAGGAGCGGCTTACGAAGCAGGGCAGTGGAATACCTTTCTAAATACCTTTGGCCTTGGTTTCGGCACGTTTTATAACGGTGTTGGTGGGAATATCGCGATCAGCAGTACACATCCCATTTTTGCCAGTGTCGATCATCTCTATCAAAGTAACGGAAGCGACACCCTGGACTTAAATGCCGGGGATTTACGGAATCAAGTTCTGATTTCTCAAAGTGGTCATGGTTTGTATGCCGTATACGATTCCGCTGTTCCTCTTCCGCCGAGCATCCTTCTTCTTGGAACCGGTATCATTGGTCTGGTGGGCTCCAGAGTTTTAAGAAAGAAAAATTAG